One Edaphobacter flagellatus genomic region harbors:
- a CDS encoding MarR family winged helix-turn-helix transcriptional regulator, whose translation MKQKSKNHPKPAAVSEIRDSELRQIAEEVERQLSLIQRAMRQKFRAEVERGNLTGPQRLVMSVVVRHDGISLKQLSQAVSLAHSTVSGIVDRLVKQKFLERKTDETDRRLTLLVASKPVRDFLSTQMHDLAVMPFMEALHQINRVKAKEILAALQLLASLLTPGGSDNFPTAHKFEEM comes from the coding sequence ATGAAGCAAAAGTCCAAGAACCATCCTAAGCCTGCCGCAGTGTCGGAGATACGTGATAGCGAACTCCGTCAAATTGCAGAGGAAGTGGAACGTCAACTGAGCCTCATTCAACGTGCAATGCGGCAAAAGTTCCGCGCAGAAGTGGAACGCGGCAACCTGACTGGCCCTCAAAGGCTTGTCATGTCCGTGGTCGTTCGTCATGACGGTATCAGTCTCAAGCAGCTCAGCCAGGCGGTTAGCCTCGCCCACAGTACGGTTTCTGGAATTGTCGACCGATTGGTGAAACAGAAATTCCTTGAACGAAAGACGGATGAAACGGACCGGCGATTGACCTTGCTTGTGGCATCGAAGCCAGTGCGAGATTTCCTGAGCACTCAAATGCACGATCTCGCGGTTATGCCATTCATGGAAGCGTTGCACCAAATCAATCGAGTCAAGGCAAAAGAGATTCTGGCTGCATTGCAGTTGCTGGCGTCTCTCTTGACACCGGGGGGATCTGATAACTTTCCGACAGCCCATAAATTCGAGGAGATGTGA
- a CDS encoding aldo/keto reductase, giving the protein MSSEASSQVCANGAGIPCIGFGTFGMQGSKLSRLLVHAIRKGFSHIDTAQVYENEDAVGEGIQISGVSREDVFITTKVWVANYAHSKFERSVNVSLKALRTDYIDLLLLHWPSGIVPLEDQIEQLNALVHAGKVLNIGVSNFNRALLQRAVELSDIPLATNQFEYHPYLNQTSLVTATRQAIVSSGILEI; this is encoded by the coding sequence ATGAGCAGTGAGGCATCGAGTCAGGTCTGCGCTAACGGTGCAGGAATTCCATGCATCGGTTTTGGGACATTCGGCATGCAGGGTTCAAAGCTTTCTCGTCTTCTCGTCCATGCCATTCGTAAGGGGTTTAGTCATATCGATACGGCACAGGTGTACGAAAATGAAGATGCGGTTGGCGAGGGAATCCAAATATCCGGCGTTTCGCGAGAGGATGTTTTCATTACGACGAAAGTCTGGGTTGCCAATTATGCGCATTCTAAGTTTGAGCGATCGGTGAATGTAAGCCTGAAGGCGTTGCGTACCGACTACATCGATCTACTGTTGCTCCATTGGCCTAGCGGCATCGTTCCTCTCGAAGACCAGATCGAGCAGTTGAACGCATTGGTACATGCTGGCAAGGTCCTCAATATCGGGGTCAGCAATTTCAATCGTGCATTGCTGCAACGCGCGGTTGAACTATCGGACATTCCTCTCGCGACGAATCAATTCGAATATCACCCATATCTAAACCAGACGAGTCTCGTCACGGCCACCCGCCAAGCCATAGTGTCGTCTGGCATCCTTGAGATATGA